The following DNA comes from Nitrospinota bacterium.
CTGGGCCCTGCCTTCCGTCATCGCCGGCTGGAATATAATGGGCAACAACGTGGTCGATTCCATGCGGGGTTGGACACCCTATGATTTTGAGCGCCGGGCCAAGCTGGCCGGCGAGAGGCTGGGCGAATCAGCGCAGAAGGACCTCTCAAAATCTCAGTTTCGGAATCTCTTCAATAGGGAGCTCAAAGGAGCCGGCTCCAAGGACATTAAAGAGTTGTTTAAAGACAACGACTTCGCATTTGAAGACGGCTACAAAAAGACCTCCAACTACAAAAAGCGCTATCGCCGATAGACCCCGCCATCCCGCCTGATTCCTCATCCGTCAATCCACTTGCCTCCCCTCAAGAGCCTGGGCTATGATGTAGTCCCGCTCCATGCCTGGAGGGCCCGATGCCTGAGAAGATTTCCCGCGACGAGGTCTTGCACGTCGCCCGGCTGGCGAGGCTCACCTTCTCCGAGGCCGAGGTGGACCGTCTTGCCGAGCAGCTCTCGGCGATCCTCGCCTACATAGAGAAGCTCGACGAGCTCGACACCACGGGCGTGGAGCCGACGAGCCACATCCTACCCCTGACAAA
Coding sequences within:
- the gatC gene encoding Asp-tRNA(Asn)/Glu-tRNA(Gln) amidotransferase subunit GatC; translated protein: MPEKISRDEVLHVARLARLTFSEAEVDRLAEQLSAILAYIEKLDELDTTGVEPTSHILPLTNVFKDDEARPSAKREQIMAGGPSTEHGHYKVPKIVE